The uncultured Desulfobacter sp. genome has a segment encoding these proteins:
- a CDS encoding flagellar assembly protein A, with product MARKNNHLMQWVDIIEGGDQGNKIIVIDPEGLLDQKTSILSEKGFHVDTFASPSEGLCCLAEAAGSPYFLIIEGFVETGEEQEPLLLKAKDLSPDTQRLLVAAPSELPSFVSAINSVGIHACLPLPFTKEELFFQVRLRYDEYEAGKKVKNLQKTIHRQNKQLFQIAGNLRKKEALYTAHIEQKEKEIKGLKSKVRSLSSGSESDTTTELKLLLEKEDIKFNSFGFKQAFDDLKIRVKDIFSTIVLERGVFDALANVPDPLDEEVEPVYQPVATHLTRELLNFMIWKSECGSETLQEEKPSGVQEYFRINYSQDMLNAYIRLEKDAPKTVTTYMVEQFLHKNGVIFGIVDDQVIREWIETAAKEGGKLLVAAGNPPVPPTDGEIHIYFPTTFKRAGRLNPDGSIDFRERGEIPHVDEDILLASKILPVPGKSGLDVKGMEIPVEAPVDPAFSAGSGTRFNEDKTKIFSTTRGEPHLDVMGVVSVNKEFQIKGDVGFETGNINFDGNVIVPGIVKEGFKVKCVSLTAKEICGAEIDISGDLNVSMGIIDAKLVNVKGDIHAKYVRNSTINAFGNLKIEKEIIDSTIYLSGACDNERGTILNSTLSAKLGIKAGTVGNESAGVSSLTVGMDEHLIRVTGNIKSKLTHNEAMLKELASEISQMKEVDKWLHGTITGNAHIQDRTQIEIRELEEKKAALDVTKEAAELKNISNKIRKLETKAKNAEKEINDGFEQQDQIHSNILIKQREIEATEKANKRLVKKLENLENISNKSDPVPYLVVNRRIQSQTKVKSLHSFKILETSLSRCIIKETSRSEDGIVYYLMEIV from the coding sequence TTGGCCCGGAAGAATAATCATTTAATGCAATGGGTGGATATTATCGAAGGGGGAGACCAGGGAAATAAAATTATTGTGATTGATCCGGAAGGACTCCTGGATCAGAAAACCTCAATTTTATCAGAAAAGGGGTTTCATGTGGACACCTTTGCCTCTCCTTCTGAAGGGTTGTGCTGTCTGGCAGAGGCTGCGGGTTCCCCGTACTTTTTGATTATTGAGGGGTTTGTTGAAACAGGGGAAGAGCAGGAGCCACTGCTTTTAAAGGCCAAGGATCTCTCCCCTGACACACAGCGGCTACTGGTAGCCGCTCCTTCTGAACTGCCTTCCTTTGTATCTGCGATCAACTCAGTGGGAATCCATGCGTGCCTGCCCCTGCCGTTTACAAAGGAAGAGCTTTTTTTCCAGGTCAGGCTGCGCTACGATGAGTATGAAGCCGGCAAAAAAGTAAAAAACCTTCAAAAAACCATCCATCGTCAAAACAAGCAGCTGTTCCAGATCGCCGGGAATCTGCGTAAAAAAGAAGCCCTGTATACGGCACATATCGAGCAGAAAGAAAAGGAGATAAAAGGCCTGAAATCTAAAGTCAGATCCCTTTCTTCAGGCAGCGAATCTGACACCACAACCGAGCTTAAACTCCTATTGGAAAAAGAGGATATCAAATTCAATTCCTTTGGCTTCAAACAGGCCTTTGATGATCTTAAAATTCGTGTCAAAGATATTTTTTCAACCATTGTTTTGGAACGGGGTGTTTTTGATGCATTGGCCAACGTGCCCGACCCACTTGATGAAGAGGTGGAACCTGTTTATCAGCCGGTTGCCACCCATCTGACACGTGAACTTTTAAATTTTATGATCTGGAAGTCCGAGTGCGGATCTGAAACACTTCAAGAAGAGAAACCATCCGGTGTCCAAGAGTACTTTCGCATCAATTACTCCCAAGACATGCTCAATGCCTATATCCGCCTTGAAAAGGACGCTCCCAAAACAGTTACCACATACATGGTAGAACAGTTTCTCCATAAAAACGGGGTAATTTTCGGTATCGTAGACGATCAGGTCATCAGAGAGTGGATTGAGACAGCGGCAAAAGAGGGGGGGAAATTACTTGTGGCAGCCGGGAATCCCCCTGTTCCCCCAACCGATGGAGAAATTCACATTTATTTTCCCACCACCTTCAAGCGGGCGGGCCGGCTTAATCCGGACGGGAGTATCGATTTCAGGGAAAGAGGAGAGATTCCGCACGTGGACGAGGATATTTTGCTGGCGTCAAAGATCCTTCCTGTACCCGGGAAATCCGGCCTGGATGTTAAGGGCATGGAGATACCTGTGGAGGCTCCGGTTGACCCGGCTTTTTCTGCAGGGTCCGGGACCCGGTTTAACGAAGATAAAACCAAAATTTTTTCAACCACCCGGGGGGAACCTCATCTGGATGTGATGGGCGTTGTCTCTGTAAACAAAGAGTTTCAGATCAAAGGGGATGTGGGGTTTGAAACCGGCAATATCAACTTTGACGGAAATGTGATCGTACCCGGAATTGTTAAAGAGGGGTTTAAGGTCAAATGTGTTTCGCTGACCGCCAAGGAGATCTGCGGAGCTGAAATTGATATTTCAGGGGACCTGAACGTTTCAATGGGAATCATTGATGCAAAATTAGTTAATGTTAAGGGAGACATTCATGCCAAGTATGTTCGTAACTCAACCATTAACGCCTTTGGTAATCTAAAGATCGAAAAGGAGATTATTGATTCTACGATCTACCTTAGTGGCGCCTGCGACAATGAAAGGGGGACCATTCTCAATTCAACCTTGTCTGCAAAGCTTGGCATTAAAGCAGGAACCGTTGGAAACGAATCGGCTGGGGTCTCTTCTCTGACTGTGGGGATGGATGAACATTTAATCCGTGTAACCGGGAATATAAAGTCCAAACTCACGCATAATGAGGCGATGCTAAAAGAACTTGCATCGGAAATCAGCCAGATGAAGGAGGTGGATAAGTGGCTTCACGGAACCATCACCGGCAATGCGCATATTCAGGATCGTACCCAAATTGAAATCAGGGAATTAGAGGAAAAAAAAGCCGCATTAGACGTGACAAAAGAGGCCGCGGAATTAAAAAATATTTCAAATAAAATCCGAAAACTTGAAACAAAAGCTAAAAATGCTGAAAAGGAGATCAATGACGGGTTTGAACAGCAGGATCAGATACACAGCAATATTTTGATAAAACAGCGTGAAATCGAAGCGACGGAAAAGGCGAACAAACGCCTTGTTAAAAAACTGGAAAATCTGGAAAACATTTCAAACAAGAGCGACCCCGTACCTTACCTGGTTGTCAACAGGCGCATTCAATCACAGACAAAAGTCAAGTCGCTTCATTCGTTCAAAATTCTGGAGACATCCTTATCCCGCTGCATCATAAAGGAAACGAGCCGGAGTGAAGACGGCATTGTCTATTATTTAATGGAAATTGTTTAA
- a CDS encoding response regulator: protein MAEAFDHTILIVDDEKNIGKALERLIKRIGVKSFYAASGAQALDFIQNSESAISMILSDQRMPGMEGTEFLEKARSITPDTVRFLITGYADINAVAGAVNRGAVHRFITKPWSNDNLLEMIKSGLQHYELLVENQNLFALAKKQNARLYSLSQELKRKAGDYKQVIIQKEKQIVQLSKRLEKGTCEADYIKHIEKILEENQMFDTQKIGLCYTAVMQAIFLTFKDLAARNGFFMPADNDLGPEE, encoded by the coding sequence ATGGCTGAAGCTTTTGATCATACAATCCTGATTGTCGATGATGAAAAAAATATTGGGAAAGCCCTGGAGCGCCTGATTAAAAGGATCGGTGTCAAATCTTTTTATGCTGCCTCCGGAGCCCAGGCCCTGGATTTTATTCAAAATTCCGAGTCTGCGATCTCAATGATACTTTCGGATCAGCGAATGCCTGGTATGGAAGGGACCGAGTTTCTTGAAAAAGCCAGGAGTATCACCCCGGATACGGTGCGATTTCTTATTACCGGTTATGCAGATATCAATGCTGTTGCCGGTGCGGTAAACCGGGGTGCGGTCCATAGATTTATTACAAAGCCCTGGAGCAATGACAATTTGCTGGAGATGATCAAGTCTGGGTTGCAGCATTACGAATTACTCGTGGAAAATCAGAATCTGTTTGCCCTGGCAAAAAAACAGAATGCGCGACTGTACAGTTTAAGCCAGGAGCTTAAGCGAAAAGCCGGCGACTATAAGCAAGTGATTATCCAGAAGGAGAAGCAGATAGTTCAGTTAAGCAAGCGTTTGGAAAAAGGCACTTGCGAGGCTGATTACATTAAACATATTGAAAAAATACTCGAAGAAAATCAGATGTTTGACACTCAGAAAATTGGTTTGTGCTACACGGCGGTGATGCAGGCCATTTTTTTAACCTTTAAGGATCTGGCTGCCCGTAACGGTTTTTTTATGCCGGCGGACAATGATCTTGGCCCGGAAGAATAA
- a CDS encoding ATP-binding protein: protein MGKKKPDPFLNLSDDAPSDPKSSPHVSLEKNFQALTNNLPVGIVLTSVDGKILNVNPEGLHMLGYSSLEGLEQIPIQELYYDQKDRNIFLKKMETGQVRDLEMRFKKSDGSLVWCSMSSVSLEDSPLGRYFITSIMDISRRKKMEEEKSDLLIQLTQTDKLASIGQLAAGIAHEINNPVGYVTSNLNSLEEYLSDIRKLIVLDQALIKRLEGTPLTEALTDMVKTIKEYVRKIDLDYLQKDMDELIKDCIDGLDRIKKIVIDLKDFAHPGKKDIEFVDVNACIEATLNVAANELKYKTTVHKDLKDVPLVKGIPQQLNQVFLNILVNAAQAIEKTGEIRIRTWQENSDVKLSISDTGSGIDPENISKIFDPFFTTKEVGKGTGLGMNIAYNIIQQHEGCIAVESEPGKGTTFTISLPVPENTE, encoded by the coding sequence ATGGGTAAAAAAAAGCCAGACCCGTTCCTAAACTTAAGTGATGATGCCCCTTCTGACCCAAAGAGCAGCCCACACGTCAGTCTGGAAAAAAATTTCCAGGCGCTGACCAATAATCTGCCCGTTGGTATTGTTCTGACTTCTGTGGATGGAAAAATATTAAATGTTAATCCCGAAGGTCTTCATATGTTGGGGTATAGCTCCCTTGAAGGCCTTGAGCAGATCCCTATTCAAGAGTTGTATTATGATCAAAAAGACAGAAATATTTTTTTAAAAAAAATGGAAACCGGACAGGTCAGGGATCTGGAGATGCGATTTAAAAAATCAGACGGAAGCCTGGTCTGGTGTTCCATGTCGTCTGTAAGTCTGGAAGACAGCCCCCTGGGACGCTATTTTATCACTTCAATTATGGATATTTCCCGACGAAAAAAAATGGAGGAAGAGAAATCCGACCTTTTGATTCAGCTAACCCAGACCGATAAGCTTGCATCCATAGGACAACTGGCCGCAGGTATTGCCCACGAAATTAACAACCCTGTGGGATATGTCACCAGCAATCTGAATTCCCTGGAAGAGTATCTGTCCGATATTCGAAAGCTCATCGTACTGGACCAGGCTCTGATTAAACGCCTGGAAGGCACCCCTCTAACTGAAGCGCTGACAGACATGGTAAAAACCATTAAGGAGTATGTCCGAAAGATTGACCTTGATTATCTTCAAAAGGATATGGACGAACTCATTAAAGACTGCATCGACGGGCTGGACCGAATCAAAAAAATCGTCATAGATTTAAAAGATTTTGCTCACCCGGGCAAAAAGGATATTGAGTTCGTGGATGTGAATGCCTGTATCGAGGCCACCCTGAATGTGGCGGCAAATGAATTAAAATATAAAACAACGGTACATAAAGATCTGAAGGATGTTCCATTGGTTAAAGGCATTCCCCAGCAGCTCAACCAGGTTTTTTTAAACATTCTGGTAAACGCAGCCCAGGCCATTGAAAAAACAGGTGAAATAAGAATTAGGACATGGCAGGAAAACAGCGATGTAAAACTTTCAATCTCAGACACTGGCAGCGGCATTGATCCGGAAAACATCTCTAAAATATTTGATCCTTTTTTCACCACCAAGGAGGTGGGCAAAGGCACTGGTTTAGGGATGAACATTGCGTATAATATCATTCAACAGCATGAAGGCTGCATTGCCGTTGAAAGTGAACCTGGCAAAGGAACCACTTTTACCATCAGCCTGCCTGTTCCTGAAAACACAGAATAA
- a CDS encoding response regulator, which translates to MDNELKHAILCVDDEKQILSALKRLLRRERFDLFTATSGEEGLEIMASQNIHLVISDHRMPEMSGISFLAKVREAFPDAIRILLTGYTEIDSIKASINEGHVYKFLLKPWNDDNLKQEIRKALERYDLIQANRALHLMVAQKNEELEQINKDLETIIKQRTRELELQNQALELTRVLFRGLPVAAVGVSYDQTIILINRQAERLKINGRTLMVGNFLADYFSKNEMNKLLPVFESKVNQVTFSITAENLPYSVSLSALTGRFSGKGFILCFQEQAG; encoded by the coding sequence ATGGACAATGAATTAAAGCACGCAATTCTTTGCGTTGATGATGAAAAACAAATTCTGTCTGCTTTGAAACGATTGTTGCGAAGGGAACGCTTTGATCTGTTCACGGCAACCAGCGGGGAGGAAGGACTGGAGATCATGGCCTCCCAAAACATCCATCTGGTTATCTCTGATCACCGGATGCCGGAGATGTCAGGCATTTCATTTCTGGCCAAAGTCAGAGAGGCATTCCCTGATGCCATCAGAATTCTTTTGACTGGGTATACGGAAATCGACTCCATAAAGGCCTCCATCAATGAAGGTCATGTTTACAAGTTTCTTTTAAAACCATGGAATGATGACAATCTGAAGCAGGAAATCAGAAAGGCGCTTGAACGGTATGATCTTATACAGGCAAATCGTGCCCTGCACCTGATGGTTGCCCAGAAGAATGAAGAGCTGGAGCAGATTAATAAGGATCTTGAAACAATTATAAAGCAGCGGACAAGGGAGCTGGAACTCCAGAACCAGGCCCTTGAGCTGACACGGGTTCTTTTCAGAGGTCTTCCGGTTGCTGCAGTGGGCGTAAGCTATGACCAGACAATAATACTTATCAACCGGCAGGCTGAACGCCTGAAAATAAACGGCCGTACGTTAATGGTTGGGAACTTTCTGGCAGACTATTTTTCAAAAAATGAGATGAATAAGCTTTTGCCTGTGTTTGAATCTAAGGTTAATCAGGTGACCTTCAGTATAACCGCAGAAAATTTGCCATATAGTGTGAGCCTGTCTGCTTTGACCGGACGGTTTTCCGGAAAAGGCTTTATTCTGTGTTTTCAGGAACAGGCAGGCTGA
- a CDS encoding HDOD domain-containing protein — MKKAKTAFLKRFGEIRDLPSLPSIVTKVNEMLNDPNTTNDSLSRVIEKDQAIVFKMLQLVNSAFFGLREKISATNEAAIILGFDAIRNIVVSLSTFNVLNHLFEHKTCDHFKVDRFWRHSIGVAVLSRYLADQARVGDPEKCFVCGLLHDMGKLMLAYYFPDDFIRVVEKARKENLIYLEAEKKTLPVCHSEVGYFIIKKWGIPPHLANTIYSHHAIQPGATFFDESVIVNVADGIINSYYPDFLNNNTSPGNLKYAYFDPHARKRLNVWIESVPKWMPQVDPLIRDAWTFFL, encoded by the coding sequence TTGAAAAAAGCAAAAACAGCATTTCTAAAACGATTTGGAGAGATTCGCGATTTGCCTTCGTTACCGTCAATTGTAACAAAAGTAAATGAAATGCTCAATGATCCAAACACAACCAATGACTCTTTATCCCGGGTGATTGAAAAAGACCAGGCAATTGTTTTCAAGATGCTTCAGCTTGTAAATTCCGCCTTTTTCGGACTAAGAGAGAAGATTTCAGCCACCAATGAAGCAGCTATCATTCTGGGGTTTGATGCCATTCGAAATATTGTTGTATCACTTTCCACCTTTAATGTATTAAATCATCTGTTTGAGCATAAAACCTGTGACCATTTCAAGGTGGACCGTTTCTGGCGGCACTCTATTGGCGTTGCCGTTTTAAGCCGGTATCTGGCGGATCAGGCCAGGGTTGGCGATCCTGAAAAGTGCTTTGTCTGCGGGCTGCTTCATGACATGGGAAAACTGATGCTGGCTTACTATTTCCCCGATGACTTTATCCGGGTGGTCGAAAAGGCCCGCAAGGAGAATCTGATTTACCTGGAAGCGGAAAAAAAAACTTTGCCTGTCTGCCATTCCGAAGTCGGCTATTTTATAATAAAAAAATGGGGGATACCGCCCCATTTGGCCAATACCATCTATTCTCATCATGCCATTCAACCTGGCGCGACTTTTTTTGATGAAAGCGTTATCGTAAATGTCGCAGATGGGATTATTAACAGCTATTATCCCGATTTTTTAAATAACAACACATCGCCCGGGAATCTTAAATACGCCTATTTTGATCCCCATGCCAGAAAACGGTTGAATGTCTGGATTGAGTCGGTTCCCAAATGGATGCCCCAGGTAGACCCGCTAATCAGGGATGCGTGGACATTTTTTCTTTAA
- a CDS encoding EAL domain-containing protein, with the protein MKEILFVDDDAKCLDSLKRILRDYAKEWKLHFAQGVDDGTALIQDNKIDLVICDILMPGKSGFEMLKMLKANENTKSIPVVMLTGMIDSKLKLKALNMGAADLLNKPIEKAELVTRIGNCLKLKEYQDQIIDQNLFLEKRIQERTRHAMMAAEIGSILVQGTDLNDMAGKCCRAMVHYLGTAFTRLWTLNEETNQLELIASEGMFTHLDGKHSIVCPDHLKIGKIVKEKRPVLSNEIVGDPDIDDQEWVKNEKIIAFGGNPLIVGERMVGVVAMFSRRRLETADIDAIASIADKIALGIDRKKAEEKAWFFAHHDTLTRLPNRQFFLKALEAAVEYAGRYKKKFAVVLIDLDNFNQVNESLGHNAGDTCLQVVSDRLKNCLRASDTLARLTSKEAPMARMGGDEFIIILQNTNDIYEIGQACQRLLDEFNRPVLVTEKEFFISASIGSAVFPEDGTNPTDLLKNTEAALYDAKNKGGRIFSFYSEFMNQASIKLFEMGNNLRKAIANNQFRLYFQPKISLSDKKIVGAEALIRWEINKGQFIPPSDFIPVAEKNGLIVSIGEWVLETACKTSRILHQAGHSNVHIAVNVSALQLDQDGLADNVSDILKKNKILPESIELEITETTVMSSPEKAAQNLERLKQMGFTIALDDFGTGYSSLAYLQKLPIDYVKIDISFIRQILISPNDAIMVKTIIDMAHNLGLKVIAEGVEEDGQATLLGKLKCDIVQGYFFGRPMPEHKFIKLFEDNLFPEK; encoded by the coding sequence ATGAAAGAGATCCTGTTCGTTGACGATGATGCCAAATGCCTGGACAGTTTAAAACGAATTCTGCGAGACTACGCCAAGGAATGGAAGCTTCACTTTGCCCAAGGTGTAGATGACGGCACGGCCTTAATCCAGGATAACAAAATAGACCTGGTGATCTGCGATATTCTGATGCCTGGAAAGAGTGGTTTTGAAATGCTTAAAATGCTTAAAGCCAATGAAAACACAAAATCCATTCCCGTGGTGATGCTGACTGGAATGATTGATTCAAAGCTAAAACTTAAAGCACTGAACATGGGTGCTGCAGATCTGCTTAACAAACCAATTGAAAAGGCGGAACTTGTCACACGAATCGGCAATTGTCTGAAGTTAAAAGAATACCAGGATCAGATTATTGACCAGAATCTTTTTCTTGAAAAAAGGATACAGGAACGCACCCGTCATGCCATGATGGCAGCAGAGATCGGATCAATTCTTGTCCAGGGAACTGATCTCAATGACATGGCCGGCAAATGCTGCAGGGCCATGGTCCATTATCTTGGTACCGCATTTACCCGACTCTGGACGCTGAATGAAGAAACCAATCAACTTGAACTGATCGCAAGCGAGGGGATGTTTACCCATCTTGACGGGAAACACAGCATTGTCTGTCCGGACCATCTAAAAATTGGAAAAATTGTAAAAGAAAAAAGGCCCGTTCTTTCTAATGAGATTGTGGGCGATCCTGATATAGATGATCAAGAGTGGGTAAAAAACGAGAAAATAATCGCATTTGGTGGCAATCCCCTGATTGTGGGAGAACGGATGGTAGGCGTTGTGGCGATGTTTTCAAGGCGCCGGCTTGAGACTGCGGACATAGATGCCATTGCGTCAATCGCAGATAAGATTGCATTGGGCATTGACAGAAAAAAGGCAGAGGAAAAAGCCTGGTTTTTTGCCCATCATGACACCCTTACCCGGCTGCCCAACCGGCAATTTTTTTTAAAAGCGCTTGAAGCTGCAGTGGAATATGCAGGGCGATATAAAAAGAAATTTGCTGTGGTGCTCATCGATCTCGACAACTTTAACCAGGTTAATGAAAGCCTGGGACACAACGCCGGTGATACCTGCCTGCAGGTTGTTTCAGACAGGTTAAAAAATTGTTTAAGAGCCAGTGATACCCTGGCAAGATTGACCTCAAAAGAGGCTCCCATGGCACGGATGGGAGGGGATGAATTTATTATCATCTTGCAAAACACCAACGATATTTATGAAATCGGACAAGCCTGCCAAAGGCTGCTGGACGAATTTAACCGGCCGGTCCTTGTGACAGAAAAAGAATTTTTCATTTCTGCAAGTATCGGTTCAGCTGTGTTTCCTGAGGATGGAACCAATCCAACGGATTTATTAAAAAATACGGAAGCCGCACTTTATGATGCCAAGAATAAGGGTGGGCGCATTTTTTCCTTTTATTCCGAGTTCATGAATCAGGCCTCCATCAAATTATTTGAAATGGGAAATAATCTGAGAAAAGCAATTGCCAACAACCAATTTCGTCTATATTTCCAGCCCAAGATAAGCCTTTCAGACAAAAAAATTGTGGGGGCTGAAGCCCTGATCCGATGGGAAATAAACAAAGGACAATTTATTCCCCCTTCTGACTTTATCCCGGTGGCTGAAAAGAACGGCCTGATCGTTTCAATTGGCGAGTGGGTGCTTGAAACGGCCTGTAAAACCAGCAGAATATTGCACCAGGCAGGCCACAGCAATGTGCATATTGCGGTAAATGTTTCAGCCTTGCAGCTGGACCAGGACGGCCTGGCCGATAATGTTTCAGACATCCTTAAAAAGAACAAAATTCTTCCGGAAAGCATAGAGCTTGAAATTACAGAGACAACTGTCATGTCCAGCCCGGAAAAAGCGGCGCAGAATCTTGAACGGCTCAAACAGATGGGCTTTACCATTGCTCTGGATGATTTTGGGACCGGGTACTCTTCCCTGGCCTATCTTCAAAAGCTGCCCATTGACTATGTTAAAATAGATATCTCGTTTATCCGACAGATTTTGATCAGCCCCAACGATGCCATAATGGTTAAAACGATCATTGACATGGCGCATAATTTAGGCCTCAAGGTTATTGCTGAGGGAGTTGAAGAGGATGGCCAGGCAACGCTTTTGGGAAAATTAAAGTGTGACATTGTTCAGGGCTATTTTTTTGGCCGCCCCATGCCGGAACATAAATTTATAAAACTGTTTGAAGACAATTTGTTCCCCGAAAAATAA
- a CDS encoding ATP-binding protein gives MTTISRPWQAFWVVTAVIVLTDSFFIFINYQSNWQMLDQEIGRRNDALRSGFQISLMSSATNMQQIATYIANDIHVPEAFLKGKLAVEAEGGGPGGREAARMRAALFAHVKPGWDKMQKNYDVRQLHFHLGPGSLSFLRVHAPHKFGDRMDEVRYTVVDCNRTQAPTKGFETGRVYSGIRGVVPVFATDPHTGKQVHVGALEAGTSMASLVNYLSSATGYHIAALLNRDHLEKYVWPEYLNSRLEKDLIGDSLVIEEAKAEDLPLLKMPEVIDVIFNNHPLILSERDPPLAISSFPFKDYRQASLPKGKPAGHIVAWHDISPELHALKKGLLINILYGLMVFALVETILFASWKLGIQKLELVIQERTKDLEEANLLLQKEMRFRTEAEEKFRHILQEAPVCIASQTTRGEALSLNPACAQILGYDSQEALMDGIGRKGENLFADPAEYRHFQNILKQNRVTENFECKARKKDGSDIWVSINACIREDRNIADVKWVDSFIIDVNERKKLEKLKEEVEHITRHDLKGPLTGIINIPALIRREKGLTALQEKYLDNIKVAGFRMIEMINMSLNLYKMEMEQYQFAPIDINFKELVQRVIDELEGFSSQMEISIRFDIKEGADYGQEAFIAPGEEILCVTLFQNLLKNAIEASPEDGNVSVFLSRTQGHIQVRIHNKGKVPDQIFPHFFDKYATFGKSGGTGLGTYSAKLFTQIHNGEIEMTSDDETGTMLTIRFPAGPETGSRPKPT, from the coding sequence ATGACAACGATTTCCCGCCCGTGGCAGGCGTTCTGGGTTGTTACCGCAGTAATCGTCCTCACGGATTCGTTTTTTATATTCATCAATTACCAATCTAACTGGCAGATGCTGGACCAGGAAATTGGAAGACGCAATGATGCGTTGCGCTCCGGATTTCAAATATCGTTGATGTCCAGTGCCACCAACATGCAGCAGATCGCCACCTACATTGCAAATGACATTCATGTCCCCGAAGCTTTTCTCAAAGGGAAGCTGGCAGTGGAAGCAGAAGGCGGCGGCCCTGGCGGCAGGGAAGCGGCCCGTATGCGGGCAGCGCTTTTTGCCCACGTGAAACCCGGATGGGACAAAATGCAGAAGAATTACGATGTCAGGCAGCTGCATTTTCATCTCGGGCCAGGCTCCCTTTCTTTCCTCCGGGTCCATGCGCCGCATAAATTCGGGGACCGAATGGACGAAGTTCGATATACAGTTGTGGACTGCAATAGAACACAGGCACCCACCAAAGGCTTTGAAACCGGACGGGTCTATTCAGGGATCCGTGGTGTGGTTCCGGTGTTTGCCACCGATCCTCACACAGGAAAACAGGTTCATGTGGGCGCGTTGGAAGCGGGCACCTCCATGGCGTCTCTTGTTAACTATCTTAGTTCTGCAACAGGTTATCATATTGCAGCTCTTTTGAACCGGGACCATCTGGAAAAATATGTCTGGCCGGAATATCTAAACTCCCGCCTGGAAAAAGACCTTATCGGCGACAGTTTAGTGATTGAGGAGGCAAAGGCAGAAGATCTGCCTCTTTTAAAAATGCCTGAGGTCATTGATGTGATCTTCAACAACCACCCCCTGATCTTGTCAGAAAGAGACCCGCCCCTTGCTATCAGCTCCTTTCCATTCAAGGATTACCGGCAGGCTTCCCTGCCCAAAGGGAAACCTGCTGGGCACATTGTGGCCTGGCATGACATTTCACCAGAGCTCCACGCTCTTAAAAAAGGCCTTCTAATCAATATATTATACGGTCTGATGGTGTTTGCCCTGGTGGAAACCATCCTTTTTGCCTCCTGGAAGCTGGGCATACAGAAACTTGAACTGGTTATCCAGGAAAGAACCAAGGACCTTGAAGAGGCCAATCTTTTGCTTCAAAAGGAGATGCGCTTCAGGACAGAGGCAGAAGAAAAATTCAGACATATTCTCCAGGAGGCCCCGGTGTGCATTGCCAGTCAGACAACCAGGGGAGAGGCCTTGTCACTGAATCCTGCCTGTGCGCAAATTCTTGGGTATGATTCCCAGGAGGCACTCATGGATGGGATAGGCCGCAAGGGGGAGAACCTGTTTGCCGACCCGGCCGAATATCGCCATTTTCAGAATATTTTAAAACAGAACCGGGTAACGGAAAATTTTGAATGCAAAGCCAGAAAAAAAGACGGAAGTGACATCTGGGTCTCCATTAACGCCTGCATCAGAGAGGACAGAAACATTGCAGACGTAAAATGGGTGGACAGTTTTATTATTGACGTAAATGAGCGAAAAAAACTGGAAAAATTAAAAGAAGAGGTGGAGCATATCACCCGGCATGATCTTAAAGGGCCTTTGACCGGCATTATCAATATTCCTGCCCTGATCCGCAGGGAAAAAGGGTTGACAGCTCTCCAGGAAAAATATCTGGACAATATCAAAGTTGCCGGATTCAGGATGATTGAAATGATCAACATGTCCTTGAACCTGTATAAGATGGAGATGGAACAGTATCAGTTTGCTCCCATTGATATAAATTTTAAAGAACTGGTTCAACGTGTGATTGATGAGCTTGAGGGCTTTTCATCTCAAATGGAAATTTCTATCCGTTTTGACATCAAAGAGGGGGCCGATTACGGGCAAGAGGCTTTTATAGCCCCCGGCGAAGAGATCCTGTGCGTCACCCTGTTTCAGAATTTATTAAAAAATGCGATAGAGGCCAGTCCCGAAGATGGCAACGTATCCGTTTTTTTAAGCCGGACCCAAGGTCACATTCAGGTCCGGATACATAATAAGGGAAAAGTTCCGGATCAGATATTCCCCCACTTTTTTGATAAATATGCCACCTTTGGCAAATCAGGAGGTACCGGTTTAGGTACATATTCTGCCAAACTATTTACACAGATCCATAACGGAGAAATAGAGATGACCTCTGACGATGAGACAGGCACAATGCTGACCATCCGGTTTCCGGCAGGTCCAGAAACCGGGTCGCGGCCTAAACCCACCTGA